A genomic stretch from Pomacea canaliculata isolate SZHN2017 linkage group LG2, ASM307304v1, whole genome shotgun sequence includes:
- the LOC112557657 gene encoding ankyrin-1-like encodes MDNLFDAIRHGSFEKVQQIVSSEPSLIDVADDTGRTAITVAVESRNVGVVKLLVERNCRLSRWLAFNFIFSSKEPQLDGSPPSLNKDMDDVSRSLDENVLLINHSSVDGDCGEGKTTARIQAEIQYPRKEDSDICLGNRQTVPPYIQSQHCDKTEQSLLNTNLFYPPLLAAVTVNSLEMVKIILETQRCFVDEAHKNITPLLQACIKGYTDIAAVLIKSGADVNGQSAINSLAEEAQWYYKPLYQAVQHNHNDIIEILVNSGALYLQIVPLDTNSFHAADPASMSHRGLATLLELAVRRCQPPMVSFLIEIFRSSITDLSRYYSLMWSIKLHLTDMTQLLIAKLFPETYNIETDECREQYRQTLRVAVRECPQNDETVPLLLLKRFGASLFMKEENFFIILHSAVIRCLPQLVTRLVEMMKEPQCQFDVSAYESWPDICSAALYYGNKQILTVLYEHGLLDFSAYCNGENAFFEAIFCGRNGSSVYDILSWLVDLGLDPTCSDNNKMQPIHAAVTYRLNSAVDALCRLGVDANARMGTDDLPTPLHLHLNLRVLQLGCDLNLDLINILISHGADLAIENRKGYTPVSILFWLLHANIRQQETNSHPAGLDDHGSGRSSISGNTSAQGFESVPSVDFSTVVNPPAFSIGTSEEESLRTQTEDQTSEYNLSALQNIVHPLNSQENDTTQKRNDSSPQDQRLGLPAQDTVIILPSFLRPGSPWRSLVEILVEKFGVQLFTMGAARLTGPEHWKRVYFCLLQAGIDIGRLPSLRALCWLTVRSHIGSVRFSQKLDQLPVPSIIKTYLMSL; translated from the exons ATGGATAACCTGTTCGATGCCATCAGACACGGAAGCTTCGAAAAAGTACAACAGATCGTCTCTTCCGAACCTTCCCTTATTGATGTTGCTGATGACACGGGACGGACAGCAATAACAGTAGCTGTCGAAAGTCGAAATGTTGGGGTAGTAAAGTTACTTGTGGAAAGGAACTGTCGCCTGTCCAGATGGCTTGCATTTAACTTCATATTCAGCAGTAAAGAACCACAACTTGATGGCTCACCCCCAAGTTTAAATAAAGATATGGACGATGTCTCTAGGAGTTTGGATGAGAATGTCCTACTTATAAATCATTCTTCGGTGGATGGGGATTGTGGTGAAGGGAAGACTACAGCGAGGATTCAGGCAGAAATTCAGTATCCTCGTAAAGAAGATAGTGATATATGCTTGGGTAACAGGCAGACCGTTCCTCCTTATATTCAAAGTCAACATTGTGATAAAACAGAGCAAAGCTTATTGaacacaaatttgttttatcCTCCTTTGCTGGCAGCAGTAACAGTTAATTCCCTTGAAatggttaaaataattttagaaactCAAAGATGCTTTGTAGACGAAGCTCATAAAAATATAACGCCACTTCTTCAAGCCTGTATTAAAGGATATACAGACATTGCAGCAGTACTTATCAAAAGTGGGGCAGATGTGAATGGTCAGTCTGCAATAAACAGCCTTGCGGAAGAGGCACAGTGGTATTATAAACCCTTGTACCAGGCTGTGCAACACAATCATAATGACATCATAGAGATTCTTGTCAACAGTGGTGCATTGTACCTTCAGATTGTCCCCCTTGATACCAACAGCTTCCATGCTGCTGATCCAGCATCAATGTCCCATAGGGGCCTAGCAACCTTGCTTGAACTTGCAGTTCGGCGGTGTCAACCACCAATGGTGTCATTTCTAATAGAGATTTTTCGAAGTAGTATCACAGATCTGAGTAGGTACTACTCCCTGATGTGGAGCATCAAGCTTCACCTAACTGACATGACACAACTATTGATTGCCAAACTGTTTCCAGAGACGTACAATATTGAGACAGATGAATGCCGTGAACAGTATCGTCAGACACTTAGAGTTGCTGTTCGGGAATGTCCACAAAATGATGAGACTGTACCCTTGTTGTTGCTAAAACGATTTGGTGCCAGTCTTTTCATGAAAGAGGAAAACTTCTTCATCATTTTGCATTCTGCAGTAATACGCTGTTTACCTCAGCTGGTAACCAGACTTGTTGAAATGATGAAAGAACCACAGTGCCAGTTTGATGTCTCAGCATATGAGAGTTGGCCAGATATTTGCAGTGCAGCATTGTACTATGGCAACAAGCAAATCTTGACTGTATTGTATGAACATGGCCTGTTAGACTTTAGTGCCTATTGTAATGGAGAAAATGCTTTCTTTGAAGCCATCTTTTGTGGAAGAAATGGCTCTTCTGTGTAT GATATTCTGTCCTGGTTAGTGGATCTTGGCCTTGACCCAACCTGCTCagataacaacaaaatgcagcCAATTCATGCTGCTGTCACATATCGCCTCAACTCAGCTGTTGATGCACTTTGTCGGCTGGGAGTTGATGCTAATGCCAGGATGGGAACTGATGACCTTCCAACACCTCTTCATCTTCACCTTAATCTTAGGGTCTTGCAACTGGGCTGTGATCTCAATCTAGACcttatcaatattttaattagtCATGGAGCAGACCTAGCTATTGAGAACCGGAAAGGATACACCCCTGTCTCTATTCTTTTTTGGCTGCTTCATGCTAACATAAGGCAACAGGAAACAAACAGTCATCCTGCTGGTCTAGATGATCATGGCTCAGGTCGTAGTAGTATTTCTGGGAATACTTCTGCACAAGGTTTTGAATCTGTACCATCAGTGGACTTTAGCACTGTTGTCAATCCTCCAGCATTTTCTATAGGAACTTCAGAAGAGGAATCTCTTAGAACGCAAACAGAAGACCAAACTTCAGAGTATAATTTGTCAGCACTTCAAAATATCGTACATCCTTTAAATTCACAAGAGAATGACACAACCCAAAAGAGAAATGATTCATCGCCACAGGATCAAAGACTGGGATTACCAGCTCAAGACACCGTTATcatccttccctccttcctgcGCCCTGGCAGCCCATGGCGATCGCTGGTTGAAATTTTAGTTGAGAAATTTGGTGTGCAGTTGTTCACAATGGGAGCAGCACGTCTTACAGGCCCTGAACACTGGAAGAGGGTCTACTTTTGCCTTCTGCAGGCTGGCATTGACATAGGGCGTCTTCCTTCTCTTAGAGCCTTGTGCTGGCTGACTGTACGCAGTCATATTGGCAGTGTTAGATTTAGTCAAAAACTTGATCAGTTGCCTGTACCATCGATCATCAAAACGTACCTCATGTCTCTTTGA